DNA from Methylobacterium currus:
CCGGGGTGCCGAGGCGCACGACGCCCTCAACCTCCGGTTCCATGATGCGGGCGCAGGCCTCGTCGCCAAGACTCAGGATCTGCCGCGCGTAGCCGAGCAGGATCTCGCCCTCCGGCGTGAGCTGGAGGTCGTGACCGTCACGGTCGAAGACGCGCCGGCCGAGGCCGTCCTCCAGCCGCTTGATCTGCAGGGAGACTGTCGACTGGGTGCGCCCGATGCGCTCGGCCGCACGGGTGAAACTCCCGCTCTCAACGATGCGGAGGAAGGCGCGCAGCAGATCGAAGTCGAGGGGCGAGTCGGGCATGCGATACTCGGTCGGGCCGGCGTCGGGATATCGAACGCGGTCCGACATCGCGAGCATGCCGGAGGATACTCGCCAGAGGGGCCCGGACCAGGGTGCCCGCCCGATGTCGAGGGGCTGCACCTTCGCTTCAAGCCCGGCGCCGGCAATGACGGTCATTGGCGAAACCGATCGCCGGCGCCCGGTCTCCGCTCAGGCGACCTCCGCTCGGCCCGCCTCGGCGAGCGCCGGCTTCGCTGCCGCGCGGTCCCGCCCGAGCGTGCGCATCACCACCACGAAGAAAATCGGCACCCAGAACACGGCGAGCACCGTCGCGGTGATCATGCCGCCGAGCACGCCGGTGCCGAGCGCCTGCTGGCTCATCGCGCTCGCGCCCGAGGCGATCACCAGCGGCACCACGCCCAGGATGAAGGCGAGCGAGGTCATCAGGATCGGTCGGAACCGCAGCTCGGCCGCTTCGAGCGTCGCCTCCACCAGGGGCTTGCCCTGCGCCCGCAGGTCCTTGGCGAACTCGATGATCAGGATCGCGTTCTTGGCCGACAGGCCGATGATCGTGATAAGCCCGACCGTGAAGTAGACGTCGTTGGGCAGGCCCCGCAGGTAGGCCGCTGCCACCGAGCCGACAATGCCGAGCGGCACCACCAGCATCACCGCGAGGGGAATCGTCCAGCTCTCGTAGAGGGCCGCGAGGCACAGGAACACGAACAGGATCGACAACCCGAGCAGGAAGGCCGCCTGCGAGCCCGCGAGCTTCTCCTGAAGCGACTGGCCGGCCCACTCGTAGCCGAATCCGGCCGGCAGCGTGCCCATGAGGCGCTCCATCTCGGCGAGCGCGTCGCCCGAGGTGTAGCAGGGGGCAGGCTCGCCGGTGAGCCGCACGGCCGGATAGCCGTTGAAACCGACCACCTGCGTCGGTCCCGTCACCCAGGCCACGCGCGCGAACGAGGAGAACGGCACCATCGCGCCCGCGCTGTTGCGCGCGCTGTAGGTCAGCAGGTCCTCCGGGCGCACCCGCTTTGCTTCCTCGGCCTGGACGATGACGCGTTGCATGCGCCCGCGGTTGAGGAAGTCGTTGACGTAGGTCGAGCCGAGCTGGGCGGACAAGGTGGCGTTGATGTCCGCGAAGGTGACGCCGAGGGCCGCCGCCTTCTCGCGGTCGATGTCGAGCCGGATCTGCGGCGCGGGCGGCAGGCCCTCGACCACCACCTTCCGGAGTACCGGCGAGCGGGCGGCCGCGGCCAGCAGCTGGTCCTTGGCCACCATCAACGCGTCGTAGCCGCGCTGCGAGCGGTCCTGGAGGCGGAAGCTGAAGCCGCTCGTCGTGCCGAGATTGGCGATTGGCGGCGGCGCCAGAGCCGAGACCTCGGCGTCGCGCAGCCGGGCGAAGGCGGCGTTGCTGTCCGCGATGATCGCCTCGGCGCTCTGGTCGGCGCCGCGCTCCGACCAGTCCTTGAGGGTGACGAAGGCCTGCCCCGTCATCGCGCCCTGGCCGTAGAAGCTGAAGCCTGTGATGAACGTCACCTTGTCGACGCCCGGAGTGCGGGCCATCCGGTCCTCCACCGCCCTGACGACGTCGAGCGTGCGGCTCGCGCTCGCATCCGAAGGAGCGAGGAGGTCGGCCATGACGAAGCCCTGGTCGTCGACCGGCACGAAGCCGGAGGGAAGCCGCCACATCGCGGTGCCGAGGCCGGCGAGCAGGGCAAGGTAGAGCAGCATGAAGCGTCCGGCCCGCGCCACCATCCAGCCCGTGGCACGGCCGTAGCCCCGCGTGAGCCGGTCCAGCCGGTGGTTGAACCAGCCGAAGAACCCGCGTTTGGCGTGGCCGTGTCCTTTCTCGACCGGCTTGAGCAGCGTCGCGCACAGCGCGGGGGTGAGCGACAGCGCCAAGAAGGCCGAGAAGCCGATCGACACCACCATGGAGGCGGAGAACTGCTGGTACATGATGCCGACCGAGCCGGGGAAGAACGCCATCGGCACGAACACCGCCATCAGCACCAGCGTGATGCCGATCACCGCCCCGGTGATCTGACCCATCGCCTTCTCGGTCGCCTCCCTCGGGGATAGGCCCTCCTCGGCCATGATCCGCTCGACGTTCTCGACAACCACGATGGCGTCGTCGACGAGGATGCCGATCGCCAGCACCATCCCGAACATCGTCAGCACGTTGATCGAGAAACCGAGCCAGAGCAGCGCCACGCAGGTGCCCAGTAGCGCGATCGGCACCACGATCGTCGGGATCAGCGTGTAGCGGATGTTCTGTAGGAACAGGAACATCACGAGAAAGACGAGCACCACCGCCTCGGCGAGCGTCAGCAGCACCTTCTTGACCGAGGCCCGGATCACCGGCGTGACATCGTAGGACACCTCGTAGGCGACGCCGGGCGGGAAGAAGGCCGCGAGCTGGCCCATCCTGGTCCTTACGGCTTCGGCCGTCGCGAGCGCGTTGCCGCGCGGTGCGAGCTGCACCGCCACGGCCGCGGCGGGCTTTCCATTCAGCCGCGTCGAGAAGGCGTAGGACAATCCTCCGACCTCGATGCGCGCCACGTCGTCGAGGCGCACCGTCGAGCCGTCCGGATTGGCGCGCAGCACGATGGCGCCGAACTCCTCCGGTGCTTCGAGCTGGCCCTTGACCAGAACCATGTTCTGGGTGCGCTCGGTGACGGGGCTTGGGGCGGTGCCGAGGAGCCCGGACGAGACCTGGGCGTTCTGGGCCCGGATCGCCGCCTCGACGTCGCCGGCCGTCAGGCTGAGGCCGAGCATCTTGTCGGGGTCGAGCCAGATGCGCATCGCCCGCTCGGTCGAGAACAGGCGCGCGCGGCCCACGCCCGGGAGGCGGCGCAACTCGGGCAGGACGTAGCGCGTGGCGACGTCGCCGAGCCCAACCTCGTCGAGGCTGCCGTCGGGCGAGGTGAGGGTGACGAATTGCAGGATCGCGCTCGATGCCTCGACGACCTGGATGCCCTGCTGCCGCACGGCCTCGGGCAGGCGGGGCTCGATGCGCTTGATCCGGTTCTGGACGTCGACTGCCGCCAGAGCCACGTCGGTCCCGGGCTGGAAGTTCGCGACGATCTCAACCTCGCCGGTCGTATCGCTGGTGGATTCATAGTTCAGGATGTTGGCGGCCCCGTTCAGCTCCTCCTCAATGAGGCGGGTCACGCTGTAATAGAGGTTCTGCGTCGAGGCGCCCGGATAGACCGTCGAGATCGCGATCGAGGGCGGCGCGATGACCGGATACTGGGCCACGGGCAGGAACGGCAGGGCGAGCAGGCCGCCGAGGCAGATGAAGATGGCTACGACCCAGGCGAAGATCGGCCGCGCGATGAAGAAGGCGGGCATGACAGCGTGTCTCCGGAGAGAGGACGGTCGCGGGGGGATCAGTTCTGCGCGGCGCTGGCGGAGGCAGCACTCCCCGACCACGGAACTGGCGTGACCGGGCCGCCGGGGACGAACTTCTGGAAGCCCTCGACCACGACGCGATTGCCTGCCTGCAGACCATCCTCGATGACGACCTGGTCGCCGAGGGTCCGCCCGGTGCGCACCGGCTGCAGGACGGCCCGGCCCGCATCGTTGATCACATAGACCTCGCTGCCGCCGGCATTGTTGCGCTGGATGGCTTGGCGGGGCAGCGTAACGGCGCGGGCGCTGACGCCCTCCTCGATCTGCACCCGCACGTAGGTGCCGGGTAGAAGGTCGGCCTGCGGGTTGGGGAACTCTCCCCGCAGCGTCACCTTCCCGGTCCCCGGATCGACCGTCACGTCCGAGAACAGCAGGCGCCCGGTGTGCGGATAGGGGGTGCCGTCGTCGAAGAGCAGGCGCACGCGGGCCGCGTCCGGGGAAACCTGGCGCAGGCGCCCGGAGGCGAGGTCGCGCTTGAGCTGGTTGAGCTCGGTCACCGACTGGGTGAAATCCGCGTAGATCGGGTCGAGCTGCTGGATGGTGGCGAGATGGGTGGCCTCGGTCTGGCCCACGAGCGCCCCCTCGGTGACCAGCGCGCGGCCGATGCGCCCGGTGATCGGGGCGCGGATGGTGGCGTAGTCGAGGTTGATCTGCGCCCGCTTGACCGCCGCCTTCTGGGCCGCGACCTCGGCCTCCGCCTGCCGCTCGGCGGAGAGCGCGAGGTCGTACTGGGCCTGCGTCGTGGTCTGGCCGGACAGCAGGGCGCGCAGCCGGTCCTCCTGGCGCGACGCCTGGAACAGGCTGGCCTCGGCCCGGGCGAGGGCGGCCTTGGCGCTCTCGAGCTCGACCTCGAAGGGGAGCGGGTCGACGCGGTAGAGTACGTCGCCCTTCTTGACCACGCTGCCCTGCTGGAAGGCGCGCTCGACGATGATGCCGGAGACGCGCGGACGCACTTCGGCGATGCGCATCGGCGTCACCCGACCGGGCAGCTCCTTGGTCAGGGTGACGGGCCTCGGCTGGACCGTCACGATGCCAACCTCCGGCGCTGATTCAGCATTGCCCGCGAAGGCGGAGGGCGCGGGACCGGCGCCGGCGAGGAGCACAGCGGCGACAACTAGAGCTCGGCCCCTCCGCATGCGGATGGTCCGCGAGCGGTCCAGCATTCGTGACATGGCTCTATTCTCGTTCGGAAGAGCATCGAGGTACCGTCAGCC
Protein-coding regions in this window:
- a CDS encoding efflux RND transporter periplasmic adaptor subunit, with translation MSRMLDRSRTIRMRRGRALVVAAVLLAGAGPAPSAFAGNAESAPEVGIVTVQPRPVTLTKELPGRVTPMRIAEVRPRVSGIIVERAFQQGSVVKKGDVLYRVDPLPFEVELESAKAALARAEASLFQASRQEDRLRALLSGQTTTQAQYDLALSAERQAEAEVAAQKAAVKRAQINLDYATIRAPITGRIGRALVTEGALVGQTEATHLATIQQLDPIYADFTQSVTELNQLKRDLASGRLRQVSPDAARVRLLFDDGTPYPHTGRLLFSDVTVDPGTGKVTLRGEFPNPQADLLPGTYVRVQIEEGVSARAVTLPRQAIQRNNAGGSEVYVINDAGRAVLQPVRTGRTLGDQVVIEDGLQAGNRVVVEGFQKFVPGGPVTPVPWSGSAASASAAQN
- a CDS encoding multidrug efflux RND transporter permease subunit; the protein is MPAFFIARPIFAWVVAIFICLGGLLALPFLPVAQYPVIAPPSIAISTVYPGASTQNLYYSVTRLIEEELNGAANILNYESTSDTTGEVEIVANFQPGTDVALAAVDVQNRIKRIEPRLPEAVRQQGIQVVEASSAILQFVTLTSPDGSLDEVGLGDVATRYVLPELRRLPGVGRARLFSTERAMRIWLDPDKMLGLSLTAGDVEAAIRAQNAQVSSGLLGTAPSPVTERTQNMVLVKGQLEAPEEFGAIVLRANPDGSTVRLDDVARIEVGGLSYAFSTRLNGKPAAAVAVQLAPRGNALATAEAVRTRMGQLAAFFPPGVAYEVSYDVTPVIRASVKKVLLTLAEAVVLVFLVMFLFLQNIRYTLIPTIVVPIALLGTCVALLWLGFSINVLTMFGMVLAIGILVDDAIVVVENVERIMAEEGLSPREATEKAMGQITGAVIGITLVLMAVFVPMAFFPGSVGIMYQQFSASMVVSIGFSAFLALSLTPALCATLLKPVEKGHGHAKRGFFGWFNHRLDRLTRGYGRATGWMVARAGRFMLLYLALLAGLGTAMWRLPSGFVPVDDQGFVMADLLAPSDASASRTLDVVRAVEDRMARTPGVDKVTFITGFSFYGQGAMTGQAFVTLKDWSERGADQSAEAIIADSNAAFARLRDAEVSALAPPPIANLGTTSGFSFRLQDRSQRGYDALMVAKDQLLAAAARSPVLRKVVVEGLPPAPQIRLDIDREKAAALGVTFADINATLSAQLGSTYVNDFLNRGRMQRVIVQAEEAKRVRPEDLLTYSARNSAGAMVPFSSFARVAWVTGPTQVVGFNGYPAVRLTGEPAPCYTSGDALAEMERLMGTLPAGFGYEWAGQSLQEKLAGSQAAFLLGLSILFVFLCLAALYESWTIPLAVMLVVPLGIVGSVAAAYLRGLPNDVYFTVGLITIIGLSAKNAILIIEFAKDLRAQGKPLVEATLEAAELRFRPILMTSLAFILGVVPLVIASGASAMSQQALGTGVLGGMITATVLAVFWVPIFFVVVMRTLGRDRAAAKPALAEAGRAEVA